A window from Thalassophryne amazonica chromosome 15, fThaAma1.1, whole genome shotgun sequence encodes these proteins:
- the LOC117526672 gene encoding E3 ubiquitin-protein ligase RNF38-like: protein MAQGRKEKGTSSTGKERKRLQTQQPRSPLQRIENEVELLGEQLSVGGGFSYTHHHHHHHHYHHQPPSTLPPSTPLQFLSHHDPLSQELFTVPYPHFMPRRITGRRYRSQQAVPPSPYHPSFLPYFLSMLPVTPTVGPAISLELDVDDGEVENYEALLNLAERLGEAKPRGLTKADIEQLPSYRFNPNNHQSEQTLCVVCMCDFESRQLLRVLPCNHEFHTKCVDKWLKANRTCPICRADASEVQRDSE, encoded by the exons ATGGCACAAGGAAGGAAAGAAAAAGGGACCAGCAGTACAGGGAAAGAAAGAAAG cgcctccaGACACAACAGCCACGATCG CCCTTACAGAGGATTGAAAATGAGGTTGAGCTTCTCGGCGAGCAGCTTTCCGTTGGCGGAGGCTTCAGTTAcactcaccaccaccaccatcaccaccactatcacCACCAGCCGCCCTCCACCCTGCCGCCGTCAACGCCTCTGCAGTTCCTGTCGCACCATGACCCCCTTTCACAGGAGCTGTTCACAGTG CCATACCCACACTTTATGCCTCGTCGAATCACAGGCCGGCGTTACCGCTCTCAGCAGGCTGTGCCCCCATCCCCCTACCACCCCAGCTTCCTGCCTtacttcct GTCCATGCTTCCGGTGACGCCGACTGTGGGCCCCGCCATCAGCCTTGAACTTGATGTGGATGACGGAGAGGTGGAGAACTATGAG GCCCTGTTGAATCTCGCGGAGCGTCTCGGAGAGGCTAAACCCCGCGGCCTCACTAAGGCTGACATCGAACAGCTTCCGTCGTACAGGTTCAACCCCAACAACCATCAGTCTGAACAGACACTGT GTGTGGTTTGTATGTGTGACTTTGAGTCTCGCCAGCTTCTAAGGGTCTTACCCTGTAATCACGAGTTCCACACCAAGTGTGTTGACAAGTGGCTTAAG GCTAATCGCACCTGTCCTATTTGCCGGGCTGATGCCTCTGAGGTCCAGAGAGATTCTGAGTGA